In the Engystomops pustulosus chromosome 2, aEngPut4.maternal, whole genome shotgun sequence genome, one interval contains:
- the LOC140118455 gene encoding uncharacterized protein isoform X1: MSIESSECVPTAYFYIGAIDSDEEESLDYESISASYVSMLTQIWNDISNWDNGYNPPLEIAIKILRILKGLRISSNDNKQTVDSYNTFLNNRIAKVSAALQEYKEHLCTKVCSVLEEKDELEHSEIKQEIQQIKTEIENAKLLSNEKKHKIRKRSLLRHIKEAFFRSNPLNSVRKENLGKETEDLHLIGSHEKQQDQKPTNNEEEEEESTSKCLKLCKRKGRK, translated from the exons ATGTCTATTGAGTCATCAGAATGTGTACCAACTG CTTATTTCTACATTGGAGCTATTGACAGTGATGAAGAAGAAAGTTTGGACTACGA GTCAATTTCAGCTTCATACGTTTCTATGTTAACTCAAATCTGGAATGATATAAGCAATTGGGATAACGGATATAATCCACCACTTGAGATTGCAATTAAGATTCTAAGAATCCTAAAAGGCCTAAGAATCAGTTCAAATgacaacaaacaaactgtggactCCTACAATACGTTTTTG AACAACCGCATTGCTAAAGTCTCAGCAGCACTCCAGGAATACAAAGAGCATTTATGTACAAAG GTATGTTCTGTTCTGGAGGAAAAGGATGAACTTGAACATTCTGAGATAAAACAAGAAATACAGCAGATAAAG ACAGAGATTGAAAATGCCAAACTATTGTCTAATGAAAAGAAACACAAGATACGCAAA CGTTCTTTATTAAGACACATTAAAGAAGCATTTTTCCGATCAAACCCGCTGAACTCGGTAAGGAAAGAG AATTTGGGTAAAGAAACAGAAGACTTGCATTTAATCGGCTCCCATGAAAAACA ACAAGATCAAAAGCCAACTAATaatgaagaggaagaagaggagtccACTTCTAAATGCCTTAAACTTTGCAAACGCAAGGGGAGAAAGTAG
- the LOC140118455 gene encoding uncharacterized protein isoform X2: MSIESSECVPTAYFYIGAIDSDEEESLDYESISASYVSMLTQIWNDISNWDNGYNPPLEIAIKILRILKGLRISSNDNKQTVDSYNTFLNNRIAKVSAALQEYKEHLCTKVCSVLEEKDELEHSEIKQEIQQIKTEIENAKLLSNEKKHKIRKRSLLRHIKEAFFRSNPLNSNLGKETEDLHLIGSHEKQQDQKPTNNEEEEEESTSKCLKLCKRKGRK, from the exons ATGTCTATTGAGTCATCAGAATGTGTACCAACTG CTTATTTCTACATTGGAGCTATTGACAGTGATGAAGAAGAAAGTTTGGACTACGA GTCAATTTCAGCTTCATACGTTTCTATGTTAACTCAAATCTGGAATGATATAAGCAATTGGGATAACGGATATAATCCACCACTTGAGATTGCAATTAAGATTCTAAGAATCCTAAAAGGCCTAAGAATCAGTTCAAATgacaacaaacaaactgtggactCCTACAATACGTTTTTG AACAACCGCATTGCTAAAGTCTCAGCAGCACTCCAGGAATACAAAGAGCATTTATGTACAAAG GTATGTTCTGTTCTGGAGGAAAAGGATGAACTTGAACATTCTGAGATAAAACAAGAAATACAGCAGATAAAG ACAGAGATTGAAAATGCCAAACTATTGTCTAATGAAAAGAAACACAAGATACGCAAA CGTTCTTTATTAAGACACATTAAAGAAGCATTTTTCCGATCAAACCCGCTGAACTCG AATTTGGGTAAAGAAACAGAAGACTTGCATTTAATCGGCTCCCATGAAAAACA ACAAGATCAAAAGCCAACTAATaatgaagaggaagaagaggagtccACTTCTAAATGCCTTAAACTTTGCAAACGCAAGGGGAGAAAGTAG